The sequence below is a genomic window from Posidoniimonas polymericola.
CGGTCCCTACAGCTTTTCTGCAGGAGCTGGATTCGTCGCACCACTACCGTATGCCGGCCGCTTCTAGCTCGTTTGGCATACCGGTTGCACCCTGGCTGCTGCTTGACCGCGGGCGAGTCACCACGCCTTCGATTCCCCTTGAGCCGCCCCACAACCTCCTCACCCGCTTCGCTCCGCCCCCAGCAACTGCATGACTGCATTCGACACCGCTACTTCCCACCAGATAGTCGATTCGGGCTTCGCCGCCGACGTGCTTGCTGGGTTGTCGGACAACCCCAAATGGATTTCGAGCAAGCACCTGTACGACAAGCGGGGCTCGGAACTGTTCGACAAGATTTGCGGGCTCGACGAGTACTACGTCACCCGGGCGGAAGCAGAGATCATGCGGGCCAGCTCGGCCGAGATCGTTGAGCAGTTGGGCGGGCCGGTCAACCTGATCGAGTTTGGCAGCGGCAGCAGCATGAAGACGCGGTTGCTGCTAGACCACCTTGATCCGGCGTCGGTCTACCTCCCGGTGGACGTCTCGCGTGAGCACCTTGAAGAGAGCTGTGAGGCGCTCGCCGCGGACTTCCCGGAATTGGCGATCGAGCCGCTCCCCGGCGACTTCACCCAGCCGATCGAGCTGCCGGAATGGGCCGACAACGGGCTGGCGAATGTCACGTACTTCCCCGGTTCGACGCTCGGGAATTTTGAGGAAGCCGACGCCATCGGCCTGCTGAAGAACATGCGGTCGCTCTGCGGCGACGACGGTCAGGCCCTGATCGGCGTCGACCTGCAGAAGGACCCGCAGGTGATCCACGCCGCCTACAACGACCGCGAAGGCGTTACTGCGGAGTTCACCAAGAACCTGCTGCGGCGTATCAACCGTGAGCTCGGCGCTGAGATCCCGGTCGACGACTTCGACTACCACGCCCACTACAACACCGCGAAGGGCCGCATCGAGGCCGCGCTGGTCAGCCGGTGCGACCAGCGGCACGAGGTCCGCGGGCGGGAGATCAGCTTCGGCCGCGGCGAGCCGATCCGCACCGAGTACTCTCACAAGTACACGATCCCGCAGTTCGCCGCGATGGCGGATCAGGCAGGATTTGAGCTGCGCCGCCAGTGGAACGACCGCCGCCGCTACTTCGCCGTGCTGCTGATGTCGCCGACCAAGACGTCCATCTAGGCCGTCCGCCATCTACCACGCCCAGGTATCCACGCAAACGGGGAGCACGCGTGTCACTGCTCACGACAACGCCAGGCAATACGAAGCCCAGCCTTTCGGAACGCTACGCCGGGGTCCGCGGTTTTACCGATCGGCTCACCGCCGACCTCGGTCCCGAAGACGCCACCGTTCAGTCGATGTCGGACGCCAGCCCCGTGAAGTGGCACCTGGCGCACACCACTTGGTTCTTTGAGACCTTCGTGCTCGCCAGGCTCGACGGCTACCGGCCGGTCGACGCCGCTTTCGAGTCGCTCTTCAATTCGTACTACAACACGGTCGGGACGCCGTTCCCGCGGGCTCTCCGCGGGGTGCTCAGCCGGCCGACCCTCGACCAGGCACGCAGGTATCGTCGGGCGGTAGACGAGTCATTGCGCGGGGCGCTAGACGCGGGGCTCACCGAGCGCGACCCCGACGCGGCTGCCATTATCGAGCTCGGTCTGCACCACGAGCAGCAGCACCAAGAGCTGATCCTGACCGATATCAAACACGCGTTCTCCATCAATCCACTGCAGCCGGCGGTGATTCCCGGAGGCCTTGACCAGGAGCCAGCAGTTGCGGCGCCCGACACTGGATGGACAACCTTCGACGAGGGGAACTACGAGGTTGGGCACGCCGACGCGGGCTTCGCCTACGACAACGAGTCGCCGCGGCACCGCGTGTGGCTCGACGCGTACCAGCTGCGCAACTCGCCCGCCACCTGCGGTGAGTACCAGGCCTTCATAGCCGACGACGGCTACTCCCGGCCGGAGCTTTGGTTGTCGGAGGGCTGGGCGACGGTGCAGGGCGAGGGCTGGGCCGCGCCGATCTACTGGCGCAACGATGGCGGCGATTGGAGTGAGTTCTCGCTCGCCGGTCGTATCCCACTGCAGGCCGACCGGCCGGTGACGCACCTCAGCTACTTTGAGGCCGACGCGTTCGCCCGCTGGTCCGGCGCGCGGCTGCCGACCGAAGCCGAGTGGGAAGCCGCCGCGGCCGCGCAGCCTATTGTTGGCAACTTTGCCGATGTGCTGATGCAATCCGGGCTGGCGCCGCACCCGGCCGCGGAGGTGCGCCATGCCGAGGACGACGTGGGCCCGCTGTGCCGTCTCTACGGCGACTCGTGGGAATGGACCAGCAGCAGCTACACCGCCTACCCGGGCTACCGCCCGCCCCCCGGGGCGCTCGGCGAGTACAACGGCAAGTTCATGTGCAACCAATACGTGCTGCGCGGCGGTTCGTGCGCGTCGTCGTCGGATCATCTCCGCGCGACGTACCGCAACTTCTTCTCGACCGCCGCCCGCTGGCAGTTTTCGGGCGTTCGGCTGGCGAGGCTCGCCTAGTTAGCAAGCCGCCGCGGGCGAGGGCCGCCTTTCTGCCCGGAAGGTCCGCACGCCATTGACGGCCGATCGGCGGGGCGGCGGCAAGCAATCTCCGCGTGTGCAGGCGCCGGCCGCCGCGCCATGGTGGTCTCGCATTGGCTCGCTAGCAGCGTTGGCGGTCGTTCGCGAGTCATTGGCTCGGCGACCGCGCATCGATCCTACTGGGTCTTTGGCCGCCATTGTGTCGCCGGGCATCCTGTGTATGCCGCGGCGCGGGTTGCCGCGGGAGCGTCAACTTCACATTTGTGCGGGTAAGAGCGGTCGGTTGCCAAGCAGTGTGCGCCTTCTGCCCTCGTGGTGCGCTGCTTTCCGGCGTCGCGTGCCGAGTGGCATAGCGGTTGCAATTTCTACAAGCCACGAAGCGGCAACTGCTCAGAGCAACAACGGCGAGCAACCTCGACGGGCGGACTCGCAGGGCGGCTGCCATAAGCAACACGATTACGAATATGATTGGAGAACCTCATGCGTATGTATTCTTTCTTCACCTCGATGCTGATTGCCGGCGTCATGACGACGAGCGGCTACGGCCAGAGCGTTGTCGATAACGTTGGTCGCGACGTGAGTCGCGGCGCCCAGAACTTGGCGGGCAAGGCCGAGATAACCGGCGACATCGCCCGCGAAGGCGTCCGCAACACCGCTGACGCCGCCCGCCGCGGGGTCGACTCGCTCCGCAACGGCCGAGTCGACGCCAACGGCAACCTCGGCAACCGCGGCCGCCTGAACCGTGAGGACCGTGAGGACCGTGGATCCAACTGGGACATGGATGGCCAGAGTCGACTAAACCGCAGCAACGCCAATATCGACTCTCGTGAGAGGGACCGGGCTTCGCGTGACTTCGACGATGCGGACCGCAACGCGAACTGGCGCTTCGTCGAGCGGAACGGCGCTTGGTGGTACCGCACCCCGATGAACACCTGGATGGTGCAGCAAGATGGTCGCTGGGTGAACTACTCCGGCCAGAACCGTATGAACCGCGGCTACAACGACCGTCAGGTTGTGAACGGTCAGTACGTGGACAACGGCCAGCCGTACGGCGCTCAGCAGGCGCAGTACACTGACGGCCAACCTGCAGGGGGCCAGCACCAGCAGGGCCAGCACCAGCAGGCCCAGTACGCTACGACTCAGCAGCAGGGCCAGCCGCAGGGGCAGCACCAGGAGTACATGTGCATCGACGGCAAGCGTCGCTTGGTGACCGTGATCTCGACCTTGAGCACTCAGGCCGCTCAGTCGAACCGCGACCAGCAGAGCCAGCATGGAGATCAGCAGGACCAGTCCGCCAGTCAGCAGAACAATGGCGATCAGGCTCAGCGCTACACCGCCGCCCGTCCTGTGACCCCGCCGCCGGCGCCGACCCCCGGCGACTTCGAGGACCGGAACGCGGACCTTCCGGAAGCCCCGTCGCGGGACGCGATCCTGGGTACCTCGGCTAACAGCGAGCAGGACGCCGAGTCTGGCCAGGCTGACCTGAATAGCAACGCCCAGACCGACGCAGCTGCTAGGGCTTCGGCGGAGGATAGCGGGCAGGCCGACGCCGATTCGGCTCCGAAGAGCGATGCTGACCAAGCTGACATCGATGCTGACGCCGACGCGAACGTAGATGCGGCCGCTGACGGCCCGGCCGGCAGCAACGCAGACGCCGACATCAAGGCCAGCGAGAACACCTCGGCCAACACCATGACCGAGGCGCCCGCCGTGATGGACAAGGAGTAGTCTGGCCCCCGAGTGATCGCCGTCGCCCGGCAACGTGCCGGGACGACGCGGTTGAACCCGGGCGGGTATCAAACCCGCCCGGGTTTTCTTGTGCGCCGACTACAATTCGTCTGCCACGCGAAGCAGTCGGGCGCTGCCGTTGTCCTCTGCCTGAACGAGCAGCAGCCCGCCGTCGGCCGCGAACGACATTGCCACGAGCCCGTCTGCTGCCAGGACCAGCGACGCGTCGCAGGTCGGCCGGTCGTGCGTGTCGAGCCCGGCGTCGAGTCGGTACAGCCCGGCCGGCCGGCGTCCCGGCTTCGCGGCGGAGCCTCGACCTTCCCCGAGCACGTACAGCAACCGGCTGTAGGGCCGCGGGGCCTGCCCATAGGCGACCGCCGAGATCTGATCGAGGCCCGTGTCGTAGGTGACCAGCGGGGGCGAGTCGGGCTCGGCCGGGTTGAAGAACACGATCGACGCGTCGACCGTCGCCAGCAGGTAGCCCTCGGGCGTTTCGCAGCATGCGGTTGCCGGCCGATCGAGCTGCGAGACAACGCGGAACCGGCTTAGCAAGCCCGCGTTGTGCCGGGCGCGGAGCAGCCGGGCGGGCGTGCCGCCGCAGGTGTAGAGGAACTTCTCGCCGCGCGCCAAGCAGGCTAGTAATGAGCCGCCGCCGGGAAGCTCTTCCGCGTCGAGTCGCCGGATGCTCTTGAGCCGCACCGAGTCGGACGGCGAATCGAGTGGATTAAACTCGTGCAGCGAAACGGCCGCGGCCGCGGCTTGGTCCCGCCACGCAACAACGAAGTGTGTGGGGGAAAGGAAAGCGATTGCGGTCGGCTTGGCCGCCGGGCTCTCTAGCTCGGCCGGCGGTCCTGCGACCAGGGGCTTCGCGTCGGTGTAGCCCGGCGCCCAGTAGGCCACCGCCGTGTCACCTCGCTGCTGGGCGATCAGCACGCCGCCCGACGCGGCGGGCGAGGCGGCCAGGTCGATTGCCCCGGCGAGACCGGCGACCAGCACCTCGGTCGGGCCGTCGCCTAGCACCGGCAGCGGCGCGGACAGGGCCAGCAGGAGCAGCAACGGGATGCGACGCGCCCGAAGGGCCCGGCCCCTGCTACGCGATGCCATGACTCGCCTCGTAGGCCGAGATCTTGTCTTCGTTTTCTAGCGTCAGGCTGATGTGGTCCAGGCCGTTCAGCAGGCAGTGGCGGCGGAACTCATCGACCTCGAACGAGGCCTCGAAGCCGTGCTCGTCGGTCACCTTCTGCGTGTTGAGGTCGGCGGTCAGCTTGTAGCCGGGGTGCTTGGCGGCCCGCTGGAACAGCTCCTCGACCTGCTCCTCGCTCAGCACGATTGGCAGCATGCCGTTCTTGAAGCAGTTGTTGTAGAAGATGTCGGCGAAGCTCGGCGCGACGATCACCAGGAAGCCGTAGTCCTCCAGCGCCCACGGGGCGTGCTCGCGGCTCGATCCGCTGCCGAAATTCCGCCGGGCCAACAGCACGCTGGCTCCCTGGGCCTCGGGCTTGTTGAGCTCGAAGTCCGGGTCCTCGCTGCCGTCCGGCTTCTTCCGCCAGTCCCAGAACAGGAACTCGCCAAAGCCGGTCCGCTCGATCCGCTTGAGGAACTGCTTGGGGATGATCTGGTCGGTGTCGACATTGGCCCGGTCCATGGCGGCGACCAGGCCGGTGTGTACGGTGAAGGGATTCATGAGAGAGCGATTTGGTTAATGGTGTGGTTTGCGCAATCGAGTCGATGGCGAGCGATTTAGAGGTCATCCATCCATCTAAACTCTTGTGACTCAGACGCGGTGAGTGGGATATCTAGACGTGGCTGCAGCCGATAACAGGACTCGTCACAATTCGCCTCAAACGGAAACTTACCGTGTGAGTCGGGCCAGAAAACTTGAACAACGTCTAAGCTTAGATTTGAAAGGCGACAGAAAGACATCGCATAGCCAGCGAAGACTGGGTGTTGCGATTCGTCTACTCTCCTAAACCCCACCTCGCTTGCAAACACTTCGTGATCCGAGGTTCCATCACAATCGAATCGTAGCCCCATACGGAGCCCTTCGACGAAATCGGATAGCAGTCGTTGGGCGGTACTCGGCTCAAGGCCAATCGTGATTGCTTCCGGGTGCTTGAAGGTCTTGGTTAGCCCTACGGTATACATGAAGGGAGGATCGGTGTCGGAGATGTTGATCGCCTGCCACCCATGGCGATCGACAGCTTCAAGAATCTCCTGATCCTCGCTCATGGCAGCCTACCTACTTCCACTCACGCACGTCGACAAAGTGCCCCGCACAAGCGGCGGCGGCGGCCATCGCTGGGCTGACCAGATGGGTCCGCCCGCCGCGGCCCTGGCGGCCTTCGAAGTTGCGGTTGGAGGTCGACGCGCACCGTTGGCCTGGCTCGAGCTTGTCCGGGTTCATCGCCAGGCACATGCTGCAGCCCGCCTCGCGCCAGTCGAAGCCGGCCTCCTTGAAGATCTTGTCCAGGCCTTCTTCCTCGGCCTGCTGCTTGACGATGCCGGAGCCCGGCACCACCATCGCGTCGACGTGCGAGGCGACCTTCTTGCCCTTGGCGACCTCGGCCGCTGCCCGCAGGTCCTCGATGCGGCCGTTGGTGCAGCTGCCGATGAACACGCGGTCGAGCTTGAGGTCGGTGATCGGGGTGCCGGCCGCGATGCCCATGTACTCCAGAGCCTGGGCGGTGGTCTTCTGGTCGGTCGGGTCGGTGAAGTCGGCCGGGTTGGGGATGCTGCTGTTGACGCTCGCCACCTGGCCGGGGTTGGTGCCCCAGCTCACCTGCGGGGCGATGTCGGCGCCGTCGAACGTGAGCGACTTGTCGTAGGCCGCGCCGGGGTCGGTCGGCAACTGCTTCCACTCGGCGACCGCCTTGTCCCAGTCGGCGCCCTGCGGGGCGAACTTGCGGCCCTTGATGTAGTTGAAGGTGGTCTCGTCCGGCGAGATCATGCCGGCCCGGGCGCCCGCCTCGATCGACATGTTGCAGACCGTCATGCGGCCCTCCATCGACAGGCTGCGGATGGCGTCGCCGGTGTACTCGATGCAGTACCCGGTGCCGCCGGCGGTGGTCAGCTTGCCGATCAGGTACATCACGAGGTCCTTGGCCGTCACGCCGAAGCCGAGCCCGCCGTCGACCCGCAGCTCGAGCGTCTTCGGCTTCGACTGCAGCAGCGTCTGCGTGGCTAGCACGTGCTCGACCTCGCTGGTGCCGATGCCGAACGCCAGGGCGCCAAACGCGCCGTGCGTCGAGGTGTGGCTGTCGCCGCAGACGATGGTCATGCCCGGCTGCGTGTAGCCCAGCTCGGGCCCCATCACGTGCACCACGCCCTGGTTGACGTGGCCCAGGCCGTAGTACTGGATGCCGAACTCGCTGCAGTTGGACTCGAGGGTGTCGATCTGCTGCTTGGAGATCGGGTCGGCGATCGGCAGGCTGCGGTCGGTCGTGGGGACATTGTGGTCGGCCGTGGCGATTGTCCGCCCGGGGCGCCGCACTTGGCGGCCGGCCAGCCGCAAGCCTTCAAACGCCTGGGCGCTGGTCACCTCGTGCACTAGCTGAAGGTCGATGTACAGGATGGTCTGGCGGCCCTCCTCGGAGTGGACGACGTGGTTGTCCCAGATTTTCTCAAACAGCGTGCGTGG
It includes:
- the egtD gene encoding L-histidine N(alpha)-methyltransferase; translation: MTAFDTATSHQIVDSGFAADVLAGLSDNPKWISSKHLYDKRGSELFDKICGLDEYYVTRAEAEIMRASSAEIVEQLGGPVNLIEFGSGSSMKTRLLLDHLDPASVYLPVDVSREHLEESCEALAADFPELAIEPLPGDFTQPIELPEWADNGLANVTYFPGSTLGNFEEADAIGLLKNMRSLCGDDGQALIGVDLQKDPQVIHAAYNDREGVTAEFTKNLLRRINRELGAEIPVDDFDYHAHYNTAKGRIEAALVSRCDQRHEVRGREISFGRGEPIRTEYSHKYTIPQFAAMADQAGFELRRQWNDRRRYFAVLLMSPTKTSI
- the egtB gene encoding ergothioneine biosynthesis protein EgtB, producing MSLLTTTPGNTKPSLSERYAGVRGFTDRLTADLGPEDATVQSMSDASPVKWHLAHTTWFFETFVLARLDGYRPVDAAFESLFNSYYNTVGTPFPRALRGVLSRPTLDQARRYRRAVDESLRGALDAGLTERDPDAAAIIELGLHHEQQHQELILTDIKHAFSINPLQPAVIPGGLDQEPAVAAPDTGWTTFDEGNYEVGHADAGFAYDNESPRHRVWLDAYQLRNSPATCGEYQAFIADDGYSRPELWLSEGWATVQGEGWAAPIYWRNDGGDWSEFSLAGRIPLQADRPVTHLSYFEADAFARWSGARLPTEAEWEAAAAAQPIVGNFADVLMQSGLAPHPAAEVRHAEDDVGPLCRLYGDSWEWTSSSYTAYPGYRPPPGALGEYNGKFMCNQYVLRGGSCASSSDHLRATYRNFFSTAARWQFSGVRLARLA
- the leuD gene encoding 3-isopropylmalate dehydratase small subunit produces the protein MNPFTVHTGLVAAMDRANVDTDQIIPKQFLKRIERTGFGEFLFWDWRKKPDGSEDPDFELNKPEAQGASVLLARRNFGSGSSREHAPWALEDYGFLVIVAPSFADIFYNNCFKNGMLPIVLSEEQVEELFQRAAKHPGYKLTADLNTQKVTDEHGFEASFEVDEFRRHCLLNGLDHISLTLENEDKISAYEASHGIA
- a CDS encoding DUF4262 domain-containing protein, with protein sequence MSEDQEILEAVDRHGWQAINISDTDPPFMYTVGLTKTFKHPEAITIGLEPSTAQRLLSDFVEGLRMGLRFDCDGTSDHEVFASEVGFRRVDESQHPVFAGYAMSFCRLSNLSLDVVQVFWPDSHGKFPFEANCDESCYRLQPRLDIPLTASESQEFRWMDDL
- the leuC gene encoding 3-isopropylmalate dehydratase large subunit, with amino-acid sequence MTASAPRTLFEKIWDNHVVHSEEGRQTILYIDLQLVHEVTSAQAFEGLRLAGRQVRRPGRTIATADHNVPTTDRSLPIADPISKQQIDTLESNCSEFGIQYYGLGHVNQGVVHVMGPELGYTQPGMTIVCGDSHTSTHGAFGALAFGIGTSEVEHVLATQTLLQSKPKTLELRVDGGLGFGVTAKDLVMYLIGKLTTAGGTGYCIEYTGDAIRSLSMEGRMTVCNMSIEAGARAGMISPDETTFNYIKGRKFAPQGADWDKAVAEWKQLPTDPGAAYDKSLTFDGADIAPQVSWGTNPGQVASVNSSIPNPADFTDPTDQKTTAQALEYMGIAAGTPITDLKLDRVFIGSCTNGRIEDLRAAAEVAKGKKVASHVDAMVVPGSGIVKQQAEEEGLDKIFKEAGFDWREAGCSMCLAMNPDKLEPGQRCASTSNRNFEGRQGRGGRTHLVSPAMAAAAACAGHFVDVREWK